Proteins encoded together in one Eublepharis macularius isolate TG4126 chromosome 2, MPM_Emac_v1.0, whole genome shotgun sequence window:
- the FSHB gene encoding follitropin subunit beta: protein MKTVNFCVLFLCWKTVCSNHCVLSNVTIAVEKEECGFCISVNASWCSGYCYTKDPLYKFSRKKPVQNVCTFKEIVYETVKIPGCAGHAESFYSYPVATGCHCEICDGDLTDCSTTNGLNPSYCSFGQNQLRE from the exons ATGAAGACAGTTAATTTCTGTGTCCTGTTTCTTTGTTGGAAAACAGTATGTTCCAATCACTGTGTGCTGTCTAATGTCACAATAGCAGTAGAGAAGGAGGAATGTGGATTTTGTATCAGCGTGAATGCATCTTGGTGCTCAGGTTACTGCTACACAAAG GATCCCCTTTATAAGTTCTCACGAAAGAAGCCTGTTCAGAATGTCTGCACATTCAAGGAGATTGTGTACGAGACTGTAAAGATTCCAGGATGTGCTGGTCATGCAGAATCCTTTTATTCCTATCCAGTAGCAACAGGATGTCACTGTGAGATCTGTGATGGAGACCTCACTGACTGCAGCACCACAAATGGCTTAAATCCAAGTTATTGTTCCTTTGGTCAAAACCAGCTCAGAGAATGA